tccctttctccatctctcaatatattcctctctcaccccttaaatttatttcattttttaaaatatcatcccttcctattcaactcatcctgtgccctctgtctatattttcttcaactcccctaatactgagaaaggtatcatgaattactcacatcatctttccatgtaggaatgtaaacatagcagttcaactttagtaagtcccctatgaattctgtttcttgtttaccttttcatgcttctcttggttcttgtatttgaaagtcatattttctattcagctctggtcttttcattgagaatgcttgaaagtcctctattttattgaaaatccatattttgccttggagcattatactcagttttgctgggtaggttattcttcgttttaatcctagctcctttgacctctggaatatcatattccaagccctccaatcccttaatgtagaagctgctagatcttctgttattcttactgtgtttccacaatattcaaattttttcttcctggctgcttgaagcattttctccttgacctggaaactctataatttggtgacaatattcctaggagttttctttttgggatctttttcaagaggtgatcggtggattctttcgatttctattttaccctctgattctagaacatcagggcggttttccttgataattttttgaaagatgatgtctaggcttttttttttatcatggctttcaggtagtccaataatttttaaattatctctcctggatctattctcctggtcagtggtttttccaatgagatattttgcattgtctttcatttttcattcttttggttctgttttataatatcttgatttctcataaagtcactagcttccacttgctcccatctaatttttaaggtggtattttcttcagtggtcttttggacctccttttccatttggctaattctgcctttcaaggcatttttctccccattggccttttggagctcttttgactttTGTGTTAGTccattctttaaggtgttattttcttcagtatttttttgggtctcctttagcaagtcgttgacttgtttttcatggttttcttgtatcactctcatttctctttccaatttttcctctacttctcttacttgcttttctaaatcctttttgagctcttccatggcctgagaccaattcatatttttcttggaggcttttgatgtaggctctttgacttcttctggctgtatgttttgatcttctttgtcaccaaaaaaggaatctagagtttgagcttgagtctgagtttgagtctgagcttGTTTTTGCTGACTGTTCATGTTCTccgccaactacttgacccttgagctttttgtggggatatgactgcttgtagagtagagggtactttgtcccaaactttagggtccaagcactgctgttttcagagctacttctactccaccatcaccccaggctctgtcccagcagtgctcctcctcccccaagaactgccaaccagaaccACAATACAGAaacaagcagggcacagcaagagaatccgcctttgtgcccacaaagcactccttgcactcctgctctgatctgctgctagattcctcccattgtgtgagccagggacttgggaagtaGCTaactctggagctctggaagcagcctcaggagcttcctgccaCCGCCACacccaccactgcaccacctccaccatccccagggatggtggctggaccactctgaactcaatctcagtttcccactaacctgctctttggcgtttgtgggttgagacgtctgctaactgccacagcccactgattcatggccccaaggcctgttccagctggctgactctgggtctggtcatGGAGACCTTTGATATATACATCTTGAGAGGGTTCTGATATTGTCAACTACCATATTTGCCAATTCAGACAGAATCAGAGGACAGCAGTAGAACATATCAGCTTCTTCAGGACCTTAAGCCAAGATTTATCTAATGCAGGAATCTTCCTGCTTTGGTTGGCAATTCTTAGAAGGATTGGCCAGGTCTTTATAAGGAATTATCCTGGGTGGAGGCAGACACCAACCTCTACAGGTTAATCAGGCAATGTTTACATTACTGCCATTGTATCTTGGCAAGGTGACCAACAGGTACAGGTGAAATGGTCAATCACTAGGTCTGAAAGGAGAATATTCCCTCTGGGGAAATAGTATTAGAGTCCAGAGTTCATATGTAAACCAAAGAACAGGAACCAGAAATGTCAAATCCAAGAGAACTTAGCCAAGAATGGGAAACCAAGGACCAATGTGGAATTTTCATGCCAGGGAGGTCTATGTGAACATTAGAATCTTAGGACCATAAATAATTGAACTGTAGAGCTAAAGAAGAACTGAAGATCTAAAGACCTAAAAAGGCCATGTAGCCCAacatcattattttacagatgaggaaactgaggcttagagaggttaaatgatttacccatagTTGCATAGGAAGTAgctatcagaagtgggatttgaacacagatacTCTGATTTgagagtcagtgctctttccacttcatTAGAAGTATcagtaaaatgaataaatataatttttcctctaaGCTAGAGTTGTTTTTTGCTTTCCCTAACCCCCATCATATTATTTTTGCTCTGATTGAAAGGCCATGAATGTGTTTATGTTAGCATCAAAAAGACCCCCTTgatccttcattttcagagaatCTCTGGGGAGAGATACCATGACAACTCAGACCTTTAGGCCATGAGATATTaataggagaacaaggaataaagCCTCTCCTACCTCTGAAACATACAAATTGCACACTACCGTTCCTCTGGCACATGCTAGTAAAATTCCCTGAGCTATCTCACCTCCCCATGAATCAAAGTATCTTGGGCTGAGAAAgagcctcagagaccatctaatccaatttgtacctgaacaagaatcccctccacAATATCTTCAGCAAGTGTTTATCCAGGCTTTTATTAAAGGCCTCAAATGACAGGAACCTTACTACTTGCCAATCTTGGTAGCCCATCCCCTGTTTTGGATAGTTATAATTAGTAGGAAATTTCTccttacatcaagtctaaatcttCCTCTCTGTATTTTATACCCATTGCTCCTTCTTTATTCAGCTGCCAAAAAGAACAAATGCAATAAGTTCCTCTCCTTGACAGTCCTTAGGACACTTGACTGGTATTTCACAGTCCCTGCCCCTCCAAAGTCTTCCCTCATCTAGGCAAAAACTTCAGTTCCCTCTGTTGCTCCACACAAGGCACAATTGCAAAATTTCCATAAAATTAGTCTAATTAGACTTGACCCAATGTTCCAGCCCACCAAAGCCTCTTTcgatcctgactctgccatctaAAGGCTTTTTCTCCTAGGTTAGTGCCATCTATAAATCTAGAAAGCACAACATTGGTGTTCATCCACATCACTGGTAAAAATGCTAAACCCATGGGGCCAAGAACATCTAGCTGACATTGACTCATTAACAACTTGTCAGTTCCATTGTTCTACTAATTTTAAAATGACCTGATTGTACAATCTTCTAGCCTATCCATATGACTCCATCTTTTCCCACAATGATAGAATGAAGAGCTTTGTCATATGCTTTGCTAAAATGTCAGTAAATTATTAAGTTTGGCATTCCCTTTATCCTGCAGTGCAGTAATTGACAAAAGGAGAAAAGTCTGTCATGACTCATTCTTGACAAAGCTGGTCTTCTGTGATCACTACTTCCTTTATTAGATACTAACCAACCATccctttaaatgacttgctcagagtcatacagctagtaagtgtttggggtaggatttcaactcagattttcctcactccaaattcagtgctctatctTTTATATTGCCTAACTGCTTTGCCTAGGGTATCCACCCTCTTATGTGTTTGACCTCTATAGCAACTATTCCAGGTTCAATATCTATGTGTCTGAATCCAATCAATCCACCATAACTCACAAACCAACACCTTTGCTTTCTTCTGAGTCAGCTAGAGAACACAATTAGTTAAAAGTAATGGCACATAGCAATACTACACATTTTGAAAAGTTATAATGGATCATTTTTCCCTAAAACTCTGGGCCATACTCTCCCAGAACTACATATAGCTTCCATGGGAAAAGTGGGAATGTATATGAATTCCACATGAAGAGAACATATTGAAGATATATAAAGCCAGGGCACATGGCAACATGTGGGACAACACAGCTCTCTGGTGCTGTAAGCTCACCAGCACATTCAGGTAATATCATCTCACTGTTCTCACTTGGTTTCCTCCTTTATGGATGTGGCAGCTCTTCTGGGCATATTGTTCTCATGTTGACTGTTGGTGACTTCTGAAGTTCACATTCTTAATGAGATATTGTTCCACTGGTCTCATGATAAATATTGGATACGTAGTCTCTACTAAAAGTTGCTTCAATGGTTCCACAAGGTTTGCTGAGCATGCAGTCTCTGTGGAGTACTGTTCTCTGCTATCAGTCTCTGGGCATCATCTCTTTCAGTCCATTTGCCAGCCATCCCAGCTCCAGTCTGCTAGTGTGGAGGGATTAGAAAACCTTTCCCTTATAGAGAAGAGCTAACAGCTCTTTAGTAATGACTGCCACACAAGCTATAAAAAGCCAGGCAGGATTACTCTATACTGAGATTAAATCTTTTATTTGTAAACTTCACGTTTAGGACAAAGGTTGTGGTTCTCTGTATCAGGCAATCAACTAACTTGGAGTTAGAAATTCCCAAGTTCCTTTCTAAAGTAGCATACAAATGAATTTGAGCCAGAACAAATAACAATTAAATGAGACAAGGAAGTTGCTGTCCATCTATATATCTCATATTCCTGACTTTATTATGTATGTCTATTGGAAGCAAAACCCATAGCTTTGATGTTGTAGTCAAAATCCCTCACTATTCTACATTTGGTAAGCTCATTTTACATGAATTTTGATAAAGAATAATTTTCAAGTACATTAATCAATAACTTGACATACTCCACTCTTTTGAAAATTAGGCCATTTGCCCTTTGCCAGTCCTACCACATTTCTCTCCTTCATGATCTTCCAGGGATCATGATTGTGGCTCAGCAGTCATCCACAAATTCCTTCAGTAACCTGAATATACTTTCTCTGGCCTATAATTTCCTCACTAATCTCAAGTTTCAGCTCCCTTTTTGCCATGTTTGTTCTTGGTAGTAAAAAGACTAGACTAGAAAGCCATCATCCTTAACTTTCTTTACCAACCTCAGCTAATTTTGAACTGACTTTCTTTTTACGGGGTCATGCCATGATGCTGAATTCATTCTCTTCTGTTACCTCTCAttgattctttctcttctgtcttttaaaagtAAAAGTTGATTGATAATGTCCATTGCTTCCTCTTTAGATTATTATAGCTTTGTtgtctctgtttttattttcagaatttcattcctaagaactttatttcTTAAGCTTACTTACCTATAAAATGTTAAGTCACAGGAACCTAagtatcctttctctgaactgcCTGAAACATACACTCCCCAGATCGAGGGTGGATGTGAGAGTATTCCTGGTTTTATCTTCATTAtctatcaaaaattaaaagatggAATGTCCCTCCCCCCAAGTGTCATCTTTGAAGTATGAAATTCTTATTATGGAGAGCCAAGAATTTATTAGCTGCTCTGTTTTTGGTAGAAAGACTGGGCCAGGAACTATCTTATTAGTGAAGTCCTCCATCACTGCTAAACATGTGATCTCTTTCCTGACCTTCTCgtctatttcctcctttccttcaggTGGTATATAATATAATCCCATGATAGTATTGCTTGTATTTCTACCTTTATTAAGCTACACTTAAGTTCCCCCCCCATTTCCATCCCCTCCACCCCAGCAGGATCTGAGATCCAAGACCTTCAGCTTCCCACTTTTATGTCTTTTCACACCTGAATGACTTTCTTCCTATCCATTCAATTTCTGCTCCTGCTCTAGTAAAATCTGCTTTCAAGAAAACATATGAGAAACATGTAGGCTTGGCATGAGAACAAGGGGATCAGGTAAGATTTGAAGACTATGACAGTCCCAGAGGATTGGAGTACAGAGTTCATATGTAAACCAAAGAACAGGAATCAGAAATATCAAATCCAAGAGAACTTAGCCAAGAATGGGAAACCAAGGACTAAGAAGAGTTCTTGTTCAGTCCCCATAATTTGCAGATAGGGGACTAAAGTCCAGAGAAGTGGAATGACTAGGTTGGTCCTTGTTGCCATCAGTATACACCTACATCTAGGGTATAATGGTGATGTCAAGGGCCTTTGTCCTCTGCTTCTGAAGCCAGAACTTCTTCAATTACACCATGTTGCCTCCTTCTTGAGTCAACATTTCTAGTTAGGCTCCATAAATAAATACACTTAAATcaaagagatggaaaagagaTAAGTTGGGACATCCAGAAATGCATTCTCATCTGGGCTGGATAAAGGAAGGTATTTTAGAAATTTCATCTTGTATATCTGTTCAATTGTttagtcatgtacaactcttaaTGACTGCATGTACCATATCATGCTGGCCTCCACTAtgtctcaaagtctgtccaaggtcatgttCACTGTTTCCATGAcaatatctatccatctcattctctgccacccctttctccttttgccttcaatctttcccaacatcagggtcttttccaatgagtcctgtctttcattatgtagccaaagtatttaagcttcagcttcaatatttgagcTTCCAGTGAAACCCATTGCAtctcaggccatcaccagtcatcttggtTTTTATCTTGCTACTAAACTTCAATGATGCTGGAAGACTGactgaggctaatgactttgcacagttctgcctcacttaaatccaattcacttgcaagtcaaggcatcaggcttataatgtcattggtcttcttctaaaatgaagcacaaacaacaataacaggtGTAATTAACTTCTTTAAGTATTTACTAATTTGATCCCTTGATTTGATCAAAAGTTTTATTCagtaccacaattcaaaagtgtcaattctgAGGTTCTCAGCTTTCCTTGTAGTCCAATTCTCATAGCTGTACATTGCTAcaggaaaaaccatagctttgactgtaCAGACCTttgatggagtggtttgccatttccttccctagtggATCACCTTTTGCCAGTGGTCTCCACTATGACCTATCCATCTTAGGTAACTCTGTACAGCATAGCTCACAGTGTTATTAAGCTGCACAAGCCCCTCCACCACAACAAAGCAGTGATCCAGGGTTGGATGGTGGTAGTGATCATGTATGAGGGCCATTGAAAGAACAAAGAGAGAATATTTATGTTTAAAGCCCATGAAAGGGGATAAGGTAAAGGATTATAGAAGGGAAagaactgaataaatattttttggaaaGGACAAGGATTTAAAAGGATTTAAAGCCCTGGACAAGAGCGAGCTGGAAAAGAGCCATCTGATGCTACCACTGGAGTGGGCGTGGCGGAAGCAGAAGGAGGGTGCAGCTGTAGCTCCCCAGCCCAAGGTGCGGCTACGGCAGGAGGTGGTGAGTGTGGCAGGGCTACGGCGGGGTCAGCACATTGCCGTGCCAGTCAGGAAGCTGTTTGCCAAAGAGAAGAGGCCCTACGCACTGGACATGATGGGTTGGCTCACCAATCGCACCTATCGGAAGCGCATAGACAGCTACGTTAAGCGGCAAATTGAGGACATGGATGACCACAGGCCCTTCTTTGCCTACTGGCTGACCTTCGTCCACTCCCTCATCACCATCCTGGCCGTGTGTATCTACGCCATTGCTCCCGTTGGCTTCTCTCAGCATGAGACAGTAGACTCGGTCCTGAGGAAGAGAGGGGTTTATGAGAATGTTAAGTACGTGCAACAGGAGAACTTCTGGATCGGGCCAAGTTCAGAGGCACTCATCCACCTCGGGGCCAAGTTCTCCCCATGCATGCAGCAGGACCAGCAAGTACACAACTTCATCCAGGCCACTCGGGAGCAAGAAAAGCACTTGGCCTGCTGTGTGCGGAATGACCGATCGGGCTGTGTGCAGACTTCTGAGGAGGAGTGCTCTTCCACGCTGGCTGTATGGGTGAAGTGGCCTATTCACCCCAGCACTCCGTACCTGACTGGGAACAAGAGGCAATTTGGGTCTGTCTGCCACCAGGATCCCAGGGTATGTGATGAGCCTTCCTCAGAGGACCCACATGAAAGGCCAGATGACATCGCTAAATGGCCGATCTGCACCAAAAACAGCGCTGGGAACCACACTAACCACCTCCACATGGACTGTGCCATCACCAGGAGGCCTTGCTGCAATGGTACCAAAGGAAGGTGTGAAATCATCTCTCAGGAATACTGTGACTTTATGAGGGGCTATTTCCATGAGGAGGCCACATTGTGCTCCCAGGTGCACTGCATGGATGATGTCTGTGGTCTTCTGCCCTTCCTTAACCCCGAGGTTCCTGACCAGTTCTATCGTCTCTGGCTCTCCCTTTTCTTACATGCTGGGATCTTGCACTGCCTGGTGTCTGTCTGCTTCCAAATGACGATCCTTAGGGACCTGGAGAAGCTAGCTGGATGGCACCGAATATCTATCATCTACCTTCTGAGTGGTATCACAGGCAACCTGGCCAGTGCCATTTTCCTGCCCTACCGGGCTGAGGTTGGTCCCACAGGCTCCCAGTTTGGCATCCTTGCCTGCCTTTTTTGTGGAGCTGTTCAAGAGCTGgcagatcctggctctgccctggCGAGCCTTCTTCAAGCTTCTGTCATTGGTGCTGTTCCTCTTCACCTTTGGTCTCCTGCCCTGGATTGACAACTTTACCCACATCTCTGGCTTCATCAGtggcttcttcctttcctttgcctTCTTGCCCTACATAAGCTTTGGCAAGTTTGACTTGTATTGAAAACAGTGCCAGATCATCGTCTTCCAGATCATCTTCCTGGGGCTCCTCTCTGGCCTGGTGATCCTTTTCTACTTCTACCCAATCCACTGTGAGTGGTGCGAGTTCCTCATATGCATCCCCTTCACAGACAAGTTTtgtgagaaatatgaattggatGCTCAGCTCCACTGATCCAGGGCCATGGGAGGTGGAACTTGGAAGGTGCCCGAAGTGGTGCTGGACTGGAGCCATGGGAGctgtgtctccctctcccccaggtGGGGACAGACCCGGATCCTATCCCACTGGCCAATCTTGCCTACCTCTCACCCAGGCTTCCGCACTTGGCAGTCCAGCCTGGCCCTGCCTCATCTTACCATGACTCACATGTTTCCTGAAAACAGAATGATTGTGCCTTATTCAGTTTTGTTGAACCCTTTTATGCCTCCAGGTTTTTGTTACACTAGCGTCCATAACTACCTTTTTAACTAGCCCAGCTGACAACCACCACATGTGGCCAATAAATGGAACAGGAGCGTTTTAGCTGCCATTAACTCAGATCATACCTGTGTCTTTCTTGTTGCTAGGCTGCCAGCCTCAACAGGGTAGTGGTGGGAAAGCTTCAAGAACAACCAGAGAATAGTACTGGGGTACTGGGAACATTGAGATAGTAGGAAGCTACAAAGTTATGGAAGACTCAGACCAGCTTTTCAAGACCAGCCAAGGTTCAGACCAGACTAGGATTGGGGAACGGgcaaaatgattatttttaacaACTGAAGGAATATAGGAACATGGTGAGAAATGGGTAAGGGGAAGCTCAGTCAGGTTAGGAAAAAGTGTCCCTAGTTCACCAGCATGAGCAAAGATGCTTCTGGATACTACAGAACAAAAGGACTCTGCCTCTCATCAACAAAAATAGGTCCTATAGAAATTGTCCCATTTGCCttgttttaaacaaaataaagatccatagagtttgaaaaaaaaggatttaaaaaatgaagagagagaataacagtgaaaaaaagaatcaaggaaTCTAGGTTTGGCTATGCCAATTGGGATAAGAGtggcataaacaaaataaatcatgGGAACCAAGTactagtttaaaagaaaaatattaatataatgaaatttgaaaaaggcaaatacaaatttaaatattttgatctTGAATGTGATGGAACTATACTCACCTATAAAAGAGTGACTAaatagatgagaaaagagaacCAAACAATTTGTTGcatacaagaaacacacttaaaatataatatacatagaaTTAAAACAAGGGATATGCTATGTTTCATAAAATTCCAAAAAATGCAGGAGGTTCAATTATGATTTCAGACAAGACAACATTAAAGTAATTACTGTCAAGAAAAGCAAACAAGGAAATTGCATTATGCTTAAAATCACCACAATTaacatgaaaaggccttaacctaaaagggccagggtctcccattgcatcctggatcatctccagtcattctgatgaatatctggtcactggatccagatgtccctagaagagaaagggaggctggtgaccttgaacagccttccctcactcaaatcactATACACAGTATTGTGACCATATTAATGAGCACAGTAATCTAGAGTTTGGTAAattcaaagatccaagcttttgagacaagaactcattatttgacaaaaaatgctggaaaagcaatttgaaagaaCCTAGGTATAAAACAATGTCTCACATTGTAtaaaaagaaaaggtcaaaatggatatatgatttagacataaaaggtgatataagcaagttaggggaacatggaaaattttacctgttaaATGTATGAATAGGCAAAGAATTTATTATCACACaaaagacagagagcattatgggatgtaaaatgactgattttgattatgttattttaaaaagtttttgcacaaacaaaaccaatgcagccaagattaggaggaagataggaaactggggaggggggagatttatagcaagcttctctgataaagaactgagtcacatttacaagaatacaagccattccccagttgataaatggatAAAGGACacgaacaggtagttttcagaagaagaaatcaaagctatcaatagtcacatgaaaaaaatgctccaaatcactattgattagagaaatgctactTAACATTACTTAGGTaccacacctattagattggctaatattaccaaaaaggacaatgacaaatactggaggggatgtggaaaaattgggacatcaGTGCACTGTTGGTGacgttgtgaactgatccaaccatactggagagcaatttggaactacacccaaatgTCAATAAAACTGTGGATACCCTTTGTCCCGGAAATACCACTATAATGTTTGTATCCCAAAGCgatcaaagagaaaagaaaagaacctatatgtgcaaaaatatttatagcagcttttttgtgatagcaaagaataagaaatttAGAGGAcacccatcagttggagaatggctgaacaaattgtatatAGTTGTGATAAAATgctattgtgtgataagaaataatgagcaggcaattttcagaaaaacttggaaagacttatatgaactgctgcaaagtgacatgagcagaaccaggaaaatattatacacagtaacaacaatattgcataatgatcaattgtgaatgtcTTCACtattttcagcaatgcaatgatccaaaacaattctgtagaacttatgatgaaaaatgctgtctacctccagagaaagaactgattgagtctgaatgcagttgaagcagactttttcaaatctcttaatttttttaatttttcttgtgttttttgtctacgttttctattgttttttgtttatgtttgcaacatggctaatatggaaatatgttttgcattacttcacacatataattgacatcaaattatttgccttcttaaagagtggggagaggctagagggagatagaaaatttggaactccaaatttctttaaaaaagagtgTTAAGACCTTTTTttaacatgaaattgaaaaaaaataaaattagagagagaaaaaaaaacaaaagcaaaagccagaagtaaaatgtataaagaaaaaaatcaattgaaaatAACTATGAAATGCTATGAAATTTTGAGAGCTAACCTATTAAAACACTCACAGGTCTTATATCAATACAACTATAAAATGATACTtgtagaaataaaggaaaacctaaaataaaaagaaaaaattttggtGTCTATGAATGGGCCTTACCAGTATTGGTAATAATAacaaacatacacataaaatCACCTAAATTCATCTAGGGATTTTGCAACAAACAAAATTATCAAAGGATATTACATAAAACTACATGAAATAATAGCAAACTTTGTATGGGGGGAGGAAGGACAGAGTGGAGAGGAAAGTGCAAGAATTTCAAGGGGAAtgatggaaaaatataaaaaagggaagTTAAGATTACCAGATATAAAATTCTATTGAAAAGCGGAAATAATCAAAATTACAGGTtaaaatcaaaaaacaaattatTGGGACAGACTAGCTAAGCAAAGTATAGAAGTACACATACACAGAACCCAAGAATTACTGGGAAAATTTTTAGTTTAGTGAAGAATATGTTTAGACTAACAACTTACAACATGGGCCACAATAAATTTCAAAGCACAAACGACCTAAATATGAAAGAACAAACCATAAAAAACtagggagaaaaaattaaaatatccttcacatttttttaaacaggcaagaaatgaaaaagataatgaaagacaaaatagaatatttttataacataaaataaaaagttttgcaTAAACATAATCAAAGCAGCAAACATAAGAAGAAATTTTGTTTTAGGAATTTGATTTCCATCAGACATCTTTGATAAAAGCTTGATATTCAAAGTCATTGAGCAATTGACAAAACTCTTTAAGACCACTTATCGTTCCCCAATATATAATCAGTGAAAGAAGATGAGCAAAGCatgtttcaaaagaagaaatgcacaCTGTCTATGCCATATGAAAATATTATCCAAATTATGTAAAGTAAATTTAAACAATCCTGAGGTATTGCCTCACACCCTTCAGATAAGCAAATTGGTAAAAGAGAAGACAGGAATGcttattggtgaagttgtgaaatCTTCTAACCATTCTAGTAAACAATTTGCAATCAATCAAGAAAGGTTATAAATTGTTCATACACTTTAATCTCAAAATCCTGTAACTATATTTACAACTCAAAAAAGTCAGTGACAAAGAAATTCCCCATATTTAGGAAAATGTTTACATCAGCACTATTCGAAATAGGGTAAAACCAAAAGCAATTTAGGTCCTCAGCATCTGGGGAATgtcta
This Trichosurus vulpecula isolate mTriVul1 chromosome 2, mTriVul1.pri, whole genome shotgun sequence DNA region includes the following protein-coding sequences:
- the LOC118837052 gene encoding LOW QUALITY PROTEIN: inactive rhomboid protein 1-like (The sequence of the model RefSeq protein was modified relative to this genomic sequence to represent the inferred CDS: deleted 1 base in 1 codon; substituted 1 base at 1 genomic stop codon) produces the protein MTTPYSPLSSSRGPLPRPASSLLTSTYRLCPPAAPAHSELCSAIPLTQSGGQTPNVAEVVSELNYTQDKDLKGFKALDKSELEKSHLMLPLEWAWRKQKEGAAVAPQPKVRLRQEVVSVAGLRRGQHIAVPVRKLFAKEKRPYALDMMGWLTNRTYRKRIDSYVKRQIEDMDDHRPFFAYWLTFVHSLITILAVCIYAIAPVGFSQHETVDSVLRKRGVYENVKYVQQENFWIGPSSEALIHLGAKFSPCMQQDQQVHNFIQATREQEKHLACCVRNDRSGCVQTSEEECSSTLAVWVKWPIHPSTPYLTGNKRQFGSVCHQDPRVCDEPSSEDPHERPDDIAKWPICTKNSAGNHTNHLHMDCAITRRPCCNGTKGRCEIISQEYCDFMRGYFHEEATLCSQVHCMDDVCGLLPFLNPEVPDQFYRLWLSLFLHAGILHCLVSVCFQMTILRDLEKLAGWHRISIIYLLSGITGNLASAIFLPYRAEVGPTGSQFGILACLFVELFKSWQILALPWRAFFKLLSLVLFLFTFGLLPWIDNFTHISGFISGFFLSFAFLPYISFGKFDLYXKQCQIIVFQIIFLGLLSGLVILFYFYPIHCEWCEFLICIPFTDKFCEKYELDAQLH